The Dendropsophus ebraccatus isolate aDenEbr1 chromosome 2, aDenEbr1.pat, whole genome shotgun sequence DNA segment ACCTTCCAGCGAATATTCTCTTCCCAGGTGTGCGCTGGGGACAGGGAGTGGTGGGTTTCGTCTGAGTGTTTGAATGGTTTGGTTGGCTTTCTGCTCTAAACCCAGTTCCCCTGGGCCATATGTCCGTTTAAATGCTCCAAAGAAAACTTGCTAAGTCCTTTACTTAGATATTGGTCTTGTTCTTATGACTGCAATATTGTTTGTAGATTATGCtttaaatttataaataaaaccttattaaagagctaaaaaaaaggacagcacgcaggcttaaagcgtaactgtcatgttttttttattgcagaaatcagtagtataagcgattttaagaaactctgtaataggttttatcagccaaaaaagcctctttctgtactcaagaagcaacttcccagcctccccccccttgacttcttatctgtgcattatcaggcaaacatgtcttcattacagagaagccagtgatgacgggttctgctctctccattatatccctatggaggggggagggagatgagggagcaggaagaggtgacatgaaggtcagctgtttgtagactgtctgggcacctaaaatgctaaattcaggtgtcagaaaggtcagtgcttatctatgaacttactgagagaagattgcagggtgttgtgctgtgcaggactgctccgtgctcagtcactcctaacagcccctcccctctccatagccacataatggagacagaaatcttgCTTCATctaatgtgaggggggaggctgggaaattgctttttcaaacctattacagagtttcttaaaatcacttgtactgttgatatttaatattttcagaaaaattaccctgaaatgacagttacgctttaatgtccATGCCAATGACTCTGTGTGGGGAAGTTCCAAACATAGTTCAGTAGTCCCTTGGAGATTGAATGGCTGAGCATGTACACTGCCACTCCATCTACTGGGGGTGCAAGTGACCTCCCTTACGCAGCTGCTGGACTCCCATGATCATTGTCAGGGAATAAGGCTAGGctaactttaaaaataaataaacctagCCTAATGTAACTCAATGTTACAAATCTAGAATGATTTTACATGATGATTTTGTAGGTAATGTTTTAAATCTATGTCACATCAGTCCTATGTGTTCTTATTTTATTCCTTTTTGACTGATTTTAAACATGTCACATTCAAAATCTAGCTTTAATTGGCTCCATTACTTCGGCTTTTTCACAGGTCTTCTGCAGCTGGTGGAGATTCTCATAAATCTGCTGGTCTTGATATGTGCCTCTGCCACTCAAAGTGCATCAGCCGGCTTTTCCAGTCTTGGGGGATTTGGCAGTACTTACTATTACAGCATGGGTTATAGCATGAGTGGATTTCAGGGGGATGAAGTGGATCAGGTGGCACTGCTAGATGTGCAATACAGCCAGATGAAGCTTCCTACTATTTATGCAGCAGTTGCAGTCAGTCTTCTGCTACTGACTTTAACTCTGTCTTGCCTGTTGGCCAATTGCATGTCTGGCATTGATAAAAAAAGGAAACTTTTGCTAATAGAGGAAGTGTTTAATGTATTGTCTGCTGTCACGTGTatcatatgtactgcactgtttATTCATTTTATCAAACAAATCAATGGTACTGAGGTGTGTAAGCAAAGAGAGGCTCTCTACAACCGCCGTGGTTATAACTCAGTGACCTGTGATATTATGGGTACAgaaatggctgtgtgtgtgtttgctgtgaTTCTGGCTGTGCTGTACATCTCTAGTGCAGTATTTGTTGGCCTTATTCTGagagaaaagaaaataaatgcaaatattCCAAACCCAGAGTCCAATAAAAATATAGAACAAAAAGAATCGGAGCTGCAAAATCTCAAGAGTGAAAGCAATGATAAAATGAAAGAGAAAATCTCTTCGGGTCTTTTCATTTAGCTGTAACTTTTTTTGTTTAATGTATGTTACTGTAGTAAATACCAGAGATTTACAATTTGTGGCTAATATCTAACTAGCAGCACTTAGGTGGAGCCAAGTGCACACAATGATATACAGTGAAAATGTATCAAAACTAGAATTAGTTGGCAATAACATAATTGGACATTTGCATTAGTTCTCAGTCTGTCAGATCACACAGTTTTGCCCTGGTCCATTAGGTTTTCATTACTTGTCCGCAGTGGGAATAGCGTAATCTAAGTGTTATTGTTATGCAAAGCTGAAATCAGATACACTGATTGTGATTCAATTGGATCCATTGAGAATGGAGTGGTGGCTCGGCatgcacatttaaaggggttgtccagagaaaatctttttctttcaaatgaactggtgtcagaaagttatatagatttgtaatttacttctattaaaaaaatctcaagccttaccatacttattagctaccgtatgtcctacaggaaatgttttattttcagtatgacacagtgctctctgctgacatctctggccgagacaggaactgtccagagcaggaaaagttttctatggggattcatagaaaactgagacaaagttcctgtctcggccagggatgtcagcagagagcactgtgtcagactgaaaataaaacaacatttcctgcaggacatacagcagctgataagtatgggaaaacttgagatttttgtaacagaagtaaattacaaatctgtataactttttgacaccagttgatttgaacaaaaatgatttttgctggacaacccctttaaagggaaactatcagcaggttagaagtatctaacatagggtgctgaggatgaagttaagtttcTTACCTTAAACCTCGGCGCAGTGTCTGTGATAATAAGAGTTTATTCCCTATTCTAATTATAACTATTCTAGTTATTTTGGTGCACTACCACCCCCAGTGTATTGGTCCACCCCCTGGCCGGACCACTCTGCTGATATTTATTAGGAGGGGCAAGCTGACCAGGCGGATCAGTGCACTAGGTATGGTAGTCTCATCCCCAGTGAACACAAATGACTTATTGGCATagagattaaactcctaatatcatgGAAACAGCGCAATAGATACTTCTAGCCTGCTAATAGTTTACCTTTCATCTCTATGGGACTGACAACATAGAGTTGCATTAGTTACATCTTTGCCACATtcataaaaatgcaatttttcagttTCAGATATTTCATCCTAGCACACATTCCCCCTTTCAGGTCAGTAATCTATGCTCAATACTATATTTCAAGAATATGTAATGTCAGAATAATAATAGAgacaatgttttatttatttatttcattacatTCCCACTGGCTCCGAAGTTTATGTTTTTAATATTTGGTTGCATTCCATTTACATTGTCTAGTTTAGATCAAATCTTTAACATGGCCATCCCCAAGCTTCTTACAATTGCAGAGATTTTGGCTCATTCTTTCTGACCAAACTGGTGTAATTGAACTGGTTTGTAATTCTCCTCGCTtgtgcacagttttttttaagttCTTCCTATATATTTTCTATGGTATTCAGTAAGGTCTTTCTGATCTATTACCTTTACTTTGTTGCCCTTGGGCAATTTTGTTGCAATTCTGCTTGTGGTCATTGTTCATTTAAAAAACCCATTTGCATCAAAGCTTTAAAGAGActttcagtaggtttatgctgccccaCCAAAGGGTATCTTAAACTAGTGTTAGAGAAGCTAACTAGTATCTCACACTAGTCCTCTCCGTTATGTgcttgtgctcagtagtcctggatattcataagcacTAGCTCCCTCTGCCCATTggccgctgattggcagttgtctatctttACTGTATATGGGCAAAGAGctgccagtcagcagctggagggtggaggaAGTAGCACAGCACAAAGCTTATTCCCCTGCATTttagaagaacggctgaacagaatgataaaatacactgttctgttcagcatttctgtcactagtttatgctgccctcatttaaggcactaTAAACATTCCTTACAATCCCATCTATTTTACAAAGTACACCAGTCCCTCCTGCAGCAAAGCATCCCACAGTATGATGCTGCAACCTCCATGTTTTACTATTGCAATGGCATTCTTTGGCTTCCAAGCCTACCCATTCTTCATGTATACATAATAATGGTCGTTGTGGTCAAAAGGCTCCATTTATCTATTGATTttccatttatatatatttttttatcgtTTTTAGCTTTTTACATGGTAAATGGAAAAAGTGGGATGTTGTGAAATAGACGTACTTGTAGACCTGTGGTTCCAGAGACTGGTGACCAATGGAGGCATCTATTGACTGTGGCATCTTTAAACAGCAGGGATAGGAGTTATCTCCAATCCTGAAACTGACACCCATGAAGCAGACTCAAAACACTTCATGCATGTCTTCCTGTTTTccacattattttatattatggATGTCAGGAAGGTGTTAACAATCAACTTGAAATTGCATCAATATGCAGTAAAACCATGGGTCAGCGTGACTGTCTGCTTCACTGCATACTGTAGGCTTGTACAATAATTTGATACCCCACTCAtctgagagaaaaagaagaatgtTCCTTTTCTTGCAGATCCCATGCAGAAAAGTTATGGATCAGCCACAGCCAGATTGGGCCCATTGAATGGGGCTAATACAGAGTGCCAAGGATCCTCTTttgaatatactgtacatgcagtttGCCATAGGCAAATCCAACATATGTGAAaacacttttagggtataaacccacacaccgtatatgcagcgtatttgctgctgcgatacgcagcaaactcgcagcaaactcgcagcaaactcgcagcagattagatctaaataactgaacacagcatcaaatctgtaccaacaaatcctctgcgtttttgttgcatatctgctgcatatacggtgtgtgggtttatacccttagataGATTTGCGTTCACTATACCTCAGCTATAATGCATACTAACCTCAAATGTGTTTATTTAACCTCAATATTCTCACTTGGTATTATTAAATGCAGTTATTACCTCTTGAACATATAAGCTATAGGTATGTATGCTTTTTCAATGTATTGCAGCCTTTGTataaatattttctttaaaatgtaCTTTGAgcagatttttattttctttttgtaattTGTAACTTTGATGTTTTGTTATATTAAACTGTTTTAAAGCTGCTTGTCCCTAGTTCTCCTTATTTTTACCAATGTAGCAATGAAAACGTTGTCTTAAATAATCGTCGTATGTGTAAAAGCTGTTTAAGCAGTAATAAAAATGTCCTTTTAGGGGTTGTCTTATAAGATATATGTATAAGATAAGATGTGTTGCTGTGGTTGTTTATCACCAGAGGAGCTACAGCTGACCAAAAGGTTTCCCTGAAGCATCCACTGGAAACAAAGTGTTGCATTACACACTTTCCAAATGACAGGTCACTATAGTTTCTAAAATGCAAATCGCCAGAATAAGCTTTAAAAGGGCACTGAGTAGGCAAGGAATGTTgtggatcttaaagggaacctgtcaccccccccaccccccgtgccggggtaaaggctgtgtgacccccccccccccttcccgctagagacccttatacttaccccttctctctaagtcccactcctggagccggtcccggagctattcattctctatgggcgtcggactcctcTCGGgcccggctccaggagcgggacttgaagAGAAGGAATAAGTATAatggtctctagcggggggtcgggcggccttcaccctggcacggggggtgacaggtctcctttaagtatacAAGGCTATAGAAAGCTTTTCACTATAATACAGATGTGTAATTCTGGAATGCACTTATGAAAGAAgacccagaagaaaaaaaatgtctgttttgaTTGTTGGTACTTTCAAATATAACATGATCAATGCATTAAAAACTTTAGCAGTGTGGCCCCTGCTACACACCACAGATGAACAGATAGCATCAGTGTGTACATGAAAGATTAATAACGGACGATGTTCTTGGAACAGTGACTGTTATTAATTGACATGCTAATTTTTTTTGCACGGCTGTACTGAACAACGACTTGTTGTTGGTGCGGCGTGTACATGGAATGgtcggcattgcattgattttaatgcagtgCCACTCAGGCTGAAAAGAGCGGCTGCTGTTTCCATTCTATTCAAAAAtattacgttttgtgaacatccCCTCAATCTGATAGTTCTGTATTCAAGTGTCTTGACTGGTTGATGTACAGGGCTGAGTGCTGGAAGCTAAGCTctgtatgtaaatcagtcagGGCAGGGAGAGGTGAGGGAGGAAGCAGACATGTATCTTGTCACTCTTTGACATCCttaccacctccttgacacttcagTATGACAtgaagctgacagatttcctttaaccccttaacgactgtgggagtacatttacgcccccactgcctgtgccttaacgcagaagggcgtaaatgtatgccctgacacggtcccgggctatggagcgggctcacaagcTGAGATCGCTCCATAGCCTGTGAGAACCGGCTTCTATCTGCAGCCggaccctcaccctcaatggcgggccaccGGCATATGGCACGGTATATGGAATAGCAGGGTTAGCAGTGTAATGTaataatgttaaagtcccctgaggggacttaaaaagtgttaaaaaataataataataattaagcccctcccccaataaaagtgaaaatcatcccccccttcccattttaacattacacatataaaaataataaagctaattaacatatattataccgtagcgtgcataatcgtcCGACCCAGAGATTGCTTtatccacaactctgcccctccatacatctcctccctcatctccacctaccatccttcccgtgctctgcgctctgcaaatgatctaaccttaacatcttccataatcagaacctctcattcccgcctccaagacttctctcgtgctgcaccaattttctggaatgccctacccaaacacatcagactcatacccaatacccacagtttcaagcgtgccctgaagactcatctcttcaggctcgcttataacgttccctaaactgtttcccccttctgtttcccttgctctatttctctgactgttcctgcactttatatgtttacctgcatcagacattggcgttgttactggctcatcctgtaattctaattatgtacaatggctggaccatggacaaataaagcacttatgcctggtgtctatgaaaattagtctgtaagctccaacgagcaggtctcgtctatactctgtattttgtattttttgttatttttattaactatgtacttatttattccaatttaactgcgtattatgtacctctgtactgtatgcatagaaaaaaaagcgctgcggaatctgttggcgctatacaaataaatttattattattattatttaatgacattttatgtataaaaaatgattaaaaagtgattaatacgtttgatctagaaaaaatgttactaataaaaactagagatcgtgacacaaaatgatgccccatacgacctattggtgaaaaaataaaagcgctataagagtcactatagggccattttaaatatgccaatttgcaaaaaaaagttttactgctaataaaaatagtaaaacgttagaaaacctagaaaACATTCATATCGCTGTGTTCATACCTATAGAataaggaaaaaatgccaattttaccgtaaagtggattatgtaaacatggaagccgcccaaaatttgcagaatcgcaATTTTTTGGCCCAAGTTCACCAAATAAATATTttaggggttccgtcattcattttatggcagattgaaagattccTTTACAtgcctgttcctgaaaaaaagaaGCCCTCGCATGGTCCAGTAGCTGAAAAAATGAAAGGGtcttatgggtcttagaaggcgaggagaaaaaaacgaaaacgcaagtgtgacaattggcctggtccttaaggggttaagaaccaTAATTTTAACTACTGGATCATTACAACATAAGTAATGCAATATATTATCACTACATTAGCAAATTATTTTTTGTAGACTGTACAATTGTGGTCAAAGTAGGATATGCCTTAAACTTGGGTGGAGGTTTTCCTCTATAATTCCCAGAATATCAGCTTTCTCTTACTATAGAGGGTTTGTGTCACTGATACTTCTTTGAAGCTTTATGGATTAAGAAAAAAAAGCTATTCACTTAAAAAAAGGGACAAGTCTCTACAAACAAGTTTAGCAAGtttaagtttttgttttgttttttttactgagcATTTTTCTGCATTTTAAGTTTCATTCCATAATGCATGTACTTTTTCAGTAAATGTaggctatgttaaaggggttatccgtggAGCAAACGACTGCTCAATCTTCTGCTCCCCATTGCTCACTTTTACTCTTCCCTTGTGTCGGAAGTATTCCTTTCACAAAGTTAGAGTATGGGTATATATCCTGATTATCATGTACAGAGTTGCGAGAGTGGTTTTGCCAACACACGACCTGCCATGCCTAAGAAGCTTTACTTCTGAGACTTGGGAAGAGAGGAAGTGAGCATGGCAAGCAGAAGGCTCGAGCTGTATTCTGCTCCCAGATAACTACTTTACATGTGTTTGGGTCAAAAAAGCATTACTTTTATTAGGGAACCAAACAAATTATATTTGCAAGCTTTCAGGGTAAAGAGGCCCCTTCATCAGGCTAGGTTACAAATAAGAGCTAGAAAGGaccacagaaataaaaaaaaatttgcaaataaaGTTTTTGCTCTAAATGGAATAGAAGTGATAACTGCAATGGTAGGCAGTGATAGTAACTTTATAGTTGGTAAAGGACTCCATTTAGTAAAGTGCTTCTCAGTTTTGCTACTTTGGGTTATCTTAAATAGgatttacccctttaaagcgactctgtacccttaatctgcccccccccaaaccgcttgtaccttcaggtagatgcttttaatccaagatctgtcctgccatccatttggcaggtgatgtagttattgtgctaaaaaataacttttaaactggcagccccatgccttacgggattgtgtatgcattaggctggcacatcctctctgtccctcctccccaccctcctcatcattaggaatgctccaggcagattgtctgtctactattccccacctggttagcccggcacatgggctggatcgttaagacacctgcgCAAATGttaagcatggagaaaatgttccagtggcattcctaatgatgaagagggtgggcaggagggatggaggggtggtgcaaagttagggcacagatactcctgtagggcacgtggctgccagtttaaaagttgttttttagcacaataactgcatcacctgccaaatggactgcgggacagatcttaaattaaaagtagctatctgaaggtacaagcggtttggggggggtcagattgtgggtacagagtcgctttaaatttatATGGGATTAcctatctcaactaacatagttaaacttgtaggacatgtcaaggtaaatatttttgcaactaTATTcactgaagcccctattacacggggcaacggagaggagcaaacaagcactgaaaGCATTTGCTtgttcctcgttccccactcgctgccgacgATATTATACGcggggggccacggggagctgcgcgggggggctgcccgggtgatcaatagatcatccgggcagcccatagagggtagcagcggtctgctgcggctgctcctattccatggagcgacggcagaagatcgctACTATATTagcagtttgtctttcaacatgttgaaagacaatcacctgcaacaatcagctgacatcgttcatgttggctgatcattatcTTCTATCACACAAGactattatcggccgataatagtttcatgtaatagggcctttagcaaaCTTGTTATCAAggctaccgaccaccactctgctctaaatgcAGTAGCAGGCTGCTGTCCCATTATTAGAGGTACAGGGACTATCCTACAGGCCGCAGCCCATTATTTCTAGTCACAATGAGCCGTTTGCTGCGATTCTTGGTGCTGACCGCACAGCTGTTTATGTGGGACATTGTCACATTCCTTTTTAATCCCTCTCCTCATATGCAGAGCTTCAGAGGAAGTTACCTCTAGCATGACCTGCTCCAGGCACAGTGCTTCTTTTCTTTCAATAATTTCTTTGTTTTCTC contains these protein-coding regions:
- the LOC138784605 gene encoding MARVEL domain-containing protein 3-like isoform X1 gives rise to the protein MSQSQRSDRNPPSQRSYNDRPRRERSSLNGEQNAERRDRRSHDRLSSQAPVRGHHSQPPTVKSDYHSRPSRASFQQHSPPRSRAERQGFSDKCTNLCSRRGLLQLVEILINLLVLICASATQSASAGFSSLGGFGSTYYYSMGYSMSGFQGDEVDQVALLDVQYSQMKLPTIYAAVAVSLLLLTLTLSCLLANCMSGIDKKRKLLLIEEVFNVLSAVTCIICTALFIHFIKQINGTEVCKQREALYNRRGYNSVTCDIMGTEMAVCVFAVILAVLYISSAVFVGLILREKKINANIPNPESNKNIEQKESELQNLKSESNDKMKEKISSGLFI